The following are encoded in a window of Castanea sativa cultivar Marrone di Chiusa Pesio chromosome 5, ASM4071231v1 genomic DNA:
- the LOC142634864 gene encoding uncharacterized protein LOC142634864: MSLFSWNCRGLGNPLIVNALKKAIRIEDPTIVFLMETKLDEDWMTIVRNQCGFKQSFIVPSVGLSGGLALFWKCEINIDVFKSSLSHIDAVVDGGDKFGLCHLSDFYGNPDTSLRTHSWNLLKELCGLSQLPWLVVGDFNEITCAREKEGGAPMPNHQMARFNNTINFCGLREVAFVGPCFTWIYQKKDGIQIRERLDRALANQDWISLFPLAKLFHKSSSASDHIPLLLKFVHIPKRKKQKKLFRFESMWLGDARCEKIVSDAWSEGLLSCSPFPIERCLEECKSKLKNWNHNEFGHVGKRINQLQKQLEWLELQPPSPDANRSLRDTRVELNCWLEKENTMWKQRSRLNWFQAGDRNTRFFHAKASSRFQKNLIEGVFDSYEVWREDGREIEEVFVDYYSGLFSSSNPSDFAEIVNAVQPKVNDDMNARLIKEFQADEVYRALK; encoded by the coding sequence ATGAGTCTCTTTAGCTGGAACTGTcgagggcttgggaaccctcTGATAGTTAATGCCTTGAAAAAGGCAATTAGGATAGAAGACCCCACCATTGTTTTCTTGATGGAAACAAAATTGGATGAGGATTGGATGACAATAGTTCGAAACCAATGTGGCTTTAAGCAAAGTTTTATTGTTCCTAGTGTGGGCCTCAGTGGAGGCTTAGCTTTATTTTGGAAGTGTGAAattaatattgatgtttttaaaTCTTCTTTGTCCCATATTGATGCGGTGGTAGATGGGGGCGACAAATTTGGGCTTTGTCACCTTTCCGATTTTTATGGTAATCCAGATACGTCACTTCGGACTCACTCTTGGAATTTACTCAAGGAGTTATGTGGCTTATCTCAACTTCCTTGGCTAGTTGTGGGTGACTTCAATGAGATCACTTGTGCTAGGGAGAAAGAAGGTGGTGCTCCCATGCCCAATCACCAAATGGCCCGCTTCAACAATACCATTAATTTTTGTGGCCTAAGGGAAGTGGCTTTTGTTGGGCCTTGTTTCACATGGATTTACCAGAAGAAAGATGGGATTCAAATAAGAGAAAGGTTGGACAGGGCGCTGGCTAACCAAGATTGGATATCATTGTTTCCCTTGGCAAAGCTATTCCACAAGTCTTCATCTGCATCTGACCACATCCCTCTGCTTTTAAAATTTGTCCACATTCcgaaaagaaagaagcagaaGAAGTTGTTTAGATTCGAATCTATGTGGCTAGGTGATGCTCGATGTGAGAAGATTGTCTCAGACGCATGGAGTGAGGGCCTGTTATCTTGTTCTCCCTTCCCGATTGAGCGATGCCTGGAAGAGTGCAAATCGAAGCTGAAAAATTGGAATCATAACGAGTTTGGGCATGTGGGGAAGCGAATCAATCAGCTCCAGAAGCAATTGGAGTGGCTGGAGTTACAACCCCCTTCTCCTGATGCTAACCGAAGCCTTAGAGATACAAGGGTGGAGCTGAATTGCTGGCTTGAGAAAGAGAATACAATGTGGAAACAGAGGTCTCGTTTGAACTGGTTTCAGGCCGGAGATCGAAATACAAGGTTTTTTCACGCCAAAGCCTCTTCCCGGTTCCAAAAGAATTTAATTGAAGGGGTTTTTGACAGCTATGAGGTTTGGAGGGAAGATGGTAGGGAAATTGAAGAGGTGTTTGTGGATTACTATTCGGGTCTCTTCTCCTCCTCAAACCCGTCGGATTTTGCGGAAATAGTGAATGCAGTCCAACCCAAGGTTAATGATGATATGAATGCCCGACTAATCAAGGAGTTTCAAGCAGATGAGGTTTACAGAGCTCTGAAGTAG